A stretch of Malus sylvestris chromosome 11, drMalSylv7.2, whole genome shotgun sequence DNA encodes these proteins:
- the LOC126588166 gene encoding protein disulfide-isomerase LQY1, chloroplastic-like has translation MATLSCYSLHPLSSSSSSSFPSTSQSFPHQPQTKPETPPPLIRCSATGIATIAAPGREIIIQPTTRLLVQPILLFAGFDRPLDTQTFLATISVLAAIALSLFLGLKGDPVPCERCAGNGGTKCVFCNNGKMKLETGLVDCKVCKGAGLVLCKKCAGSGYSRRL, from the exons ATGGCCACACTTTCCTGCTATTCCCTCcaccctctttcttcttcttcttcttcttcttttccttcaaCATCTCAATCTTTTCCACACCAACCTCAAACAAAACCCGAAACCCCTCCTCCGCTCATCCGCTGCTCCGCCACCGGCATTGCCACTATTGCCGCCCCCGGACGTGAAATCATAATTCAGCCAACCACTCGGCTGTTGGTCCAACCTATTCTCCTATTTGCTGGCTTCGATAGACCCTTGGACACCCAAACTTTTCTTGCCACTATCAGTGTCTTGGCCGCCAttgctctctccctctttctcggCCTTAAG GGTGACCCTGTGCCTTGTGAGAGATGTGCTGGCAATG GTGGTACGAAATGTGTCTTCTGCAACAATGGCAAAATGAAGCTAGAGACAGGCTTGGTTGACTGCAAGGTTTGCAAGGGTGCAG gaTTGGTACTTTGCAAGAAATGTGCAGGTTCTGGCTACTCTCGACGGCTATGA